From the Quercus lobata isolate SW786 chromosome 6, ValleyOak3.0 Primary Assembly, whole genome shotgun sequence genome, one window contains:
- the LOC115995195 gene encoding protein SCAI — MGEKNDVVLRTFRALVEGADRKFARVRDVPAYGHVTSQQYFHKVFKAYTKLWKYQQDHRSELVDSGLHRWEIGEIASRIGQLYFGQYMRTSEARFLVEAYVFYEAILNRRYFEGSKGFGKDLGVRFKELRFYARFLLVSLILNRTEMVKGLTDLFKALVDESKACFRETNFKEWRQVVQEIVRFMKVDTAFMNVRPLRYCAMFDSHQASLPYVARFHAKKVLKFRDALLTSYHRNEVKFAELTLDTFRMLQCLEWEPSGSFYQKQLVESNGNCVSTDHSGASGLIDINLAADMTDPTLPPNPRKAILYRPSVTHLIAVMATICEELPPDSVMLVYLSASGNAGHSNNVSQMEGFQKSSKYKVSSQFSQEQSSSMSESSSNDRGESTGYYDSYLWFGSRGNSVSNNLYPGDIIPFTRRPLFLIIDSDNSHAFKVLHGAERGEAAALLLSPMRPAFKNLSDVDISKNGSQFTFFLTAPLPAFCQMVGLHSSDINADVYNDAENILSTAFSEWEVILCTSTSVNIVWAQVLNDPFIRRLILRFIFCRSVLSFFCLPEDSDQYVPVCLPHLPSSISPKSEVVRSSVLRLAKHFSVADCFHFNDT, encoded by the exons ATGGGAGAGAAGAACGACGTCGTTTTGCGAACTTTCAGGGCGTTGGTGGAAGGCGCGGACCGAAAGTTCGCGAGGGTTCGAGACGTTCCGGCGTACGGTCACGTGACGAGCCAGCAGTACTTCCACAAGGTCTTCAAGGCGTACACGAAGCTCTGGAAGTACCAGCAGGATCACCGGTCGGAGCTCGTCGACTCCGGTCTCCACCGCTGGGAAATCGGCGAGATCGCCAGCCGGATCGGCCAGCTCTACTTCGGCCAGTACATGCGGACCAGCGAGGCCAGGTTTCTCGTCGAGGCTTACGTGTTCTACGAGGCGATTCTCAATAGGCGCTACTTCGAAGGATCCAAAGGCTTCGGGAAAGATCTCGGGGTTAGGTTCAAGGAACTGAGGTTTTACGCCAGGTTCTTGCTCGTTTCGTTGATTTTGAACCGGACCGAGATGGTTAAGGGCCTCACGGACTTGTTCAAGGCTCTCGTCGATGAGAGCAAAGCTTGTTTCCGG GAAACAAACTTTAAAGAATGGAGGCAAGTGGTGCAAGAAATTGTCCGCTTTATGAAAGTTGATACGGCCTTTATGAATGTCAGGCCTTTGCGTTATTGTGCCATGTTTGATTCCCATCAAGCTTCTCTTCCGTATGTGGCTCGCTTCCATGCAAAGAAAGTTCTAAAGTTTCGAGATGCACTGCTGACAAGCTACCACCGGAATGAG GTCAAATTTGCAGAACTTACTTTGGACACTTTTAGAATGCTGCAATGTTTGGAGTGGGAGCCAAGTGGGTCTTTCTATCAAAAGCAGCTAGTTGAATCAAATGGGAACTGCGTTTCAACTGATCATTCTGGAGCTTCTGGATTGATTGATATAAATTTGGCTGCGGACATGACTGATCCAACCTTACCACCAAATCCAAGGAAAGCTATTCTCTATCGTCCATCTGTAACACATTTGATAGCG GTTATGGCTACAATTTGTGAGGAGCTCCCTCCAGATAGTGTTATGCTAGTATATCTATCAGCCTCAG GGAATGCTGGTCATAGTAATAATGTTAGTCAGATGGAAGGATTTCAGAAATCTTCAAAATACAAAGTTTCTTCTCAGTTCTCACAAGAGCAGAGTAGTTCTATGTCTGAATCTAGTTCTAATGATAGGGGAGAGTCAACTGGCTATTATGATAGTTATCTGTGGTTTGGTTCAAGAGGAAACAGTG TTTCAAATAATCTTTACCCTGGTGATATAATTCCTTTTACCCGAAGACCTCTTTTCTTGATTATTGATAGTGACAACAGCCATGCATTCAAG GTTTTACATGGTGCAGAGAGGGGAGAGGCAGCTGCTCTACTCCTTTCACCTATGAGGCCAGCATTCAAGAATTTATCTGATGTTGATATATCAAAAAATGGAAGTCAGTTTACCTTTTTCTTGACCGCTCCCCTACCAGCATTTTGCCAAATGGTTGGCCTCCACTCTTCTGATATTAACGCT GATGTTTACAATGATGCTGAAAACATACTCTCCACTGCGTTCTCTGAGTGGGAGGTAATACTTTGTACATCCACTAGCGTGAATATAGTTTGGGCACAAGTTTTAAATGATCCGTTTATTAGGCGGCTAATTCTAAG ATTCATATTCTGCCGATCGGTGCTTTCATTCTTCTGCCTTCCAGAAGATAGTGATCAATATGTACCCGTTTGCCTACCCCATCTACCTAGTTCTATCTCACCAAAATCTGAAGTTGTGCGGTCTTCTGTCCTCCGGCTTGCAAAGCACTTCAGCGTTGCTGACTGTTTTCACTTCAATGACACGTAA
- the LOC115995196 gene encoding histone H3.3 has product MARTKQTARKSTGGKAPRKQLATKAARKSAPTTGGVKKPHRYRPGTVALREIRKYQKSTELLIRKLPFQRLVREIAQDFKTDLRFQSHAVLALQEAAEAYLVGLFEDTNLCAIHAKRVTIMPKDIQLARRIRGERA; this is encoded by the exons ATGGCCCGTACCAAGCAAACTGCTCGTAAGTCCACTGGAGGAAAGGCTCCCAGGAAGCAACTCGCTACCAAG GCTGCCCGTAAGTCTGCACCCACCACCGGTGGAGTCAAGAAGCCCCATCGTTACCGCCCTGGTACTGTTGCTCTTCG TGAAATCCGTAAGTATCAGAAGAGTACTGAGCTCCTGATCAGGAAGCTGCCCTTCCAGAGGCTTGTTCGTGAAATTGCTCAGGACTTCAAG ACTGATCTGCGTTTCCAGAGTCACGCTGTGTTGGCTCTTCAGGAGGCTGCTGAGGCTTACCTTGTAGGTCTGTTTGAGGACACTAACCTGTGTGCCATCCATGCCAAGCGTGTTACCATTATGCCCAAGGATATCCAGCTGGCTAGGAGGATCAGGGGTGAGCGTGCTTAA